In Rhipicephalus microplus isolate Deutch F79 chromosome 9, USDA_Rmic, whole genome shotgun sequence, one genomic interval encodes:
- the LOC142772279 gene encoding ABC transporter G family member 23-like → MGPPSVGSNLAAVLVRDLRLCYSRNSPPVIDGANMTILKGAIYGLLGASGCGKTSLLKCLVGLCKPDSGKVLIFGQQLHRGLVPGPAVGFMPQELALHSDFTIAENMYFFGQLLGMPLEKIYERISFLCSFFQLLPANRFVEHLSGGQQRRVSLAVALMHQPPFLILDEPTVGLDPVLREAIWRYFLVLSKVDGVTLLVTTHFIEEIAEAATVGVMKNGKIWCERPPDELMQTYDTATLAESYLKVCQALDFPRPPTEKQALTNADKKVKETRPVLEKPNSTRRPRLAPASPVKPCPIPESLLTWTNWGPVRSCLRVRALVVKNLLKIMRKVITVLFQLVVPSFVGVVFCLFVGGKPSYLPVGVVNEDKNGSFSKAFLAEISSETVTQKPFPDIRQAFDAVLGEEAWGTIHIPPNYTKELNFRVHSKSLRGYTKGFLVNFFLDATDYTIRNTLQLEILEAHTRYLKVLSHNLTSLNFSLQTIRFTDPFYQAFDFTFREFMSPGLIVATLFALSMSLTALLLVAENQEGIRGRSIVAGVTPVEVITSHAVVQMSMAYMQTVLMLVVFVSVFDTPVRGSLCAAFFIPVLMALCGMNFGFLTSSISKDEATALLLSMAALYPALLMGGVLWPVEGAPKVLRPFSWAVPQALPAHAMRGVMLRNYTYDNVHVVRAAGVTAGWTLAFMAFAMIMYSLSK, encoded by the coding sequence ATGGGACCTCCATCCGTAGGCAGCAACCTGGCGGCCGTCTTGGTGCGCGATCTGAGGCTCTGCTACAGCCGCAACTCGCCGCCTGTCATCGACGGGGCCAATATGACCATCCTCAAGGGAGCCATTTACGGCTTGTTGGGTGCCAGTGGCTGCGGCAAGACGTCACTCCTCAAGTGCCTGGTCGGTCTGTGCAAGCCGGACTCGGGCAAGGTGCTCATTTTCGGTCAGCAGCTGCACCGAGGACTGGTGCCTGGTCCGGCCGTCGGATTCATGCCACAGGAGCTAGCGCTTCACTCTGACTTCACAATAGCCGAGAACATGTACTTCTTCGGCCAGCTGCTCGGTATGCCCTTGGAGAAGATCTATGAGCGGATCAGCTTCCTCTGCTCTTTCTTCCAGCTGTTGCCCGCCAACAGATTTGTCGAGCACCTCAGCGGCGGCCAGCAGCGGCGCGTGTCCCTGGCTGTGGCACTGATGCACCAGCCTCCATTCCTCATCCTGGACGAGCCCACCGTGGGTCTGGACCCGGTGCTGCGCGAGGCCATCTGGCGCTACTTCCTAGTGCTATCTAAGGTGGACGGCGTGACACTGCTCGTCACCACGCATTTCATCGAGGAAATCGCCGAGGCTGCCACGGTGGGTGTGATGAAGAATGGCAAAATTTGGTGTGAGCGGCCACCGGACGAACTCATGCAGACGTATGACACGGCTACCCTGGCTGAGTCCTACCTAAAGGTGTGCCAAGCACTAGACTTTCCTCGGCCGCCCACTGAAAAACAGGCGCTGACGAACGCTGATAAGAAGGTCAAGGAGACGCGGCCAGTGCTCGAGAAGCCGAACTCGACGAGGCGCCCTCGGCTGGCCCCTGCGTCACCCGTGAAGCCGTGTCCTATACCGGAATCACTGCTCACTTGGACCAACTGGGGACCAGTGCGAAGCTGCCTTCGTGTGAGGGCGTTGGTAGTCAAGAACTTGCTCAAGATCATGCGCAAGGTTATCACAGTGTTGTTCCAGCTGGTGGTGCCGTCTTTTGTGGGCGTCGTGTTCTGCCTATTCGTGGGAGGCAAGCCTTCCTATCTACCGGTGGGTGTGGTCAACGAAGACAAGAACGGCTCATTCAGCAAAGCCTTCCTCGCCGAGATCTCCAGTGAGACCGTAACGCAGAAGCCGTTTCCGGATATCCGCCAGGCCTTTGATGCGGTGCTTGGTGAAGAGGCCTGGGGAACCATCCACATACCACCAAACTACACGAAGGAGTTGAATTTCAGGGTGCACTCAAAATCGCTCAGGGGATACACCAAGGGGTTCTTGGTCAACTTCTTCCTGGACGCGACCGATTACACCATCCGGAACACGTTGCAATTAGAGATTTTGGAAGCACACACCAGGTATCTGAAGGTGCTCTCCCACAACTTGACCAGCCTGAATTTTTCCCTTCAAACAATACGGTTTACGGACCCTTTCTACCAGGCCTTCGACTTCACCTTCCGAGAGTTCATGAGCCCTGGCCTCATAGTCGCTACGCTCTTTGCCTTGTCCATGTCTCTGACGGCGCTGTTGCTCGTAGCCGAGAACCAGGAAGGAATCCGTGGACGATCCATCGTAGCCGGCGTGACACCGGTGGAGGTGATCACAAGCCATGCGGTGGTTCAGATGTCCATGGCGTACATGCAGACGGTACTCATGCTCGTGGTGTTCGTCAGCGTCTTCGACACTCCTGTGCGCGGAAGCCTTTGCGCGGCCTTCTTTATACCAGTGCTGATGGCACTCTGTGGCATGAACTTCGGGTTTTTGACTTCGTCGATATCTAAGGACGAGGCGACGGCCCTGCTGCTCTCGATGGCCGCCCTCTATCCAGCACTTCTCATGGGAGGTGTGCTATGGCCCGTCGAGGGCGCCCCGAAGGTACTTCGTCCCTTCAGCTGGGCCGTACCGCAGGCCCTTCCAGCACATGCTATGCGCGGCGTCATGCTGAGGAACTATACGTACGACAACGT